A window of Clostridium sp. Marseille-P299 contains these coding sequences:
- the eno gene encoding phosphopyruvate hydratase — protein sequence MKQLLCIEKVVGREIMDSRGNPTVEAEVVISDGSSGTAAAPSGASTGAFEAVELRDGDQSRYLGNGVLKAVENVTNEISEAVYGRNPLNQVEIDAAMIAADGTDNKGKLGANAILAVSLATAKAAAVAVGLPLYQYLGGTNARTLPVPMMNIINGGKHADSSLNIQEFMIMPVGAKSFKEALEHSATVFHTLKKLLKQDGYVTAVGDEGGFAPNFSSDEQALQYIVEAIRKAGYNPGDDFLIAMDAAATEMYDEAKKIGKEGDYLFWKSGEVKTVDQMIDYWEGLCNKYPIISLEDGLAEEDWEGWKKLTERLGKRIQLVGDDLFVTNTSRISKGIQMGVSNSVLIKFNQIGTLTETLNAIEMAKNERWTAIISHRSGETEDTTIADIAVAMNAGQIKTGAPSRTDRVAKYNQLLRIEQQLGKSAIYPGKNAFKVI from the coding sequence ATGAAACAGTTATTATGTATTGAAAAAGTTGTTGGTAGGGAAATCATGGATTCTAGAGGAAATCCAACCGTAGAGGCTGAAGTTGTAATAAGCGATGGTAGTAGTGGAACGGCTGCAGCACCGTCTGGAGCATCCACTGGGGCCTTTGAAGCAGTGGAATTAAGAGATGGAGACCAAAGTAGATATCTTGGAAATGGTGTTTTAAAAGCAGTGGAAAATGTAACAAACGAAATTTCAGAGGCTGTTTATGGTAGAAACCCGCTAAATCAAGTAGAAATTGATGCGGCAATGATTGCTGCGGATGGTACAGATAACAAAGGTAAATTAGGAGCCAACGCAATTTTAGCTGTTTCATTAGCAACGGCAAAAGCAGCTGCAGTTGCTGTTGGACTTCCATTATATCAGTATCTTGGTGGTACAAACGCTAGAACATTACCTGTACCAATGATGAATATTATCAATGGAGGAAAACACGCAGATTCAAGTTTGAATATACAAGAGTTTATGATTATGCCAGTTGGAGCAAAGTCATTTAAAGAAGCACTAGAACATAGTGCAACGGTATTTCATACTTTGAAAAAGTTACTAAAGCAGGATGGCTATGTGACAGCAGTTGGAGATGAGGGTGGATTTGCACCTAATTTTAGTTCGGATGAGCAAGCATTACAATATATTGTGGAAGCCATTAGAAAGGCAGGATACAATCCAGGAGATGATTTCTTAATTGCTATGGATGCAGCAGCGACAGAAATGTATGATGAGGCCAAAAAGATCGGAAAAGAAGGGGATTACCTATTCTGGAAATCTGGTGAAGTAAAAACTGTAGATCAAATGATTGATTACTGGGAAGGACTTTGCAATAAATATCCGATTATATCCTTAGAGGATGGTCTTGCGGAAGAGGACTGGGAAGGCTGGAAGAAGCTTACCGAACGTTTGGGAAAACGTATTCAACTCGTTGGTGATGATTTGTTTGTTACTAATACAAGCCGAATCTCAAAAGGAATTCAGATGGGAGTATCAAACTCAGTATTAATTAAGTTCAACCAAATAGGAACATTAACGGAAACCTTAAATGCCATTGAAATGGCAAAGAACGAACGCTGGACTGCTATTATTTCACATCGCTCGGGTGAGACAGAGGATACAACCATTGCAGACATTGCGGTTGCTATGAATGCTGGTCAAATAAAAACTGGTGCACCTTCAAGAACGGATCGTGTTGCAAAATATAATCAATTATTAAGAATCGAACAACAATTAGGTAAATCGGCAATATATCCAGGAAAAAATGCCTTTAAAGTAATTTAA
- the uxuA gene encoding mannonate dehydratase: MKLSFRWYGEEDPVKIEYIRQIPKMNSIVTAVYDVAVGEVWSEESIKKLKDKVESAGLAFDVIESVPVHEDIKLGKDTRDKYIENYKENIRRLGKYGVKCICYNFMPVFDWTRTQLDKELEDGSTALVYYKDQIEKMDPLTGELSLPGWDSSYKKEDLKKLFDDYSKITKEDLWSNLEYFLKEIIPVAEESGVVMAIHPDDPPFDIFGLPRIITSEENLDRFVKLVDSKSNGITLCTGSLGCVKSNNIYSMIDKFSKMGRLHFMHVRNVKILDDGSFEESAHCSDCGSLDMVKIMSILHKNNFTGYLRPDHGRMIWGETGKPGYGLYDRALGVSYLTGIWETLDKMKEQ; the protein is encoded by the coding sequence ATGAAATTATCTTTTAGATGGTATGGTGAAGAAGACCCAGTTAAGATTGAATACATTAGACAAATACCTAAAATGAATAGTATCGTTACTGCAGTATACGATGTTGCAGTTGGTGAAGTATGGAGCGAAGAAAGCATTAAAAAATTAAAAGACAAAGTTGAAAGCGCTGGTCTTGCATTTGATGTAATCGAAAGTGTTCCAGTACATGAGGATATTAAGTTAGGTAAAGATACAAGAGATAAATATATTGAAAATTACAAAGAAAATATTAGAAGACTTGGTAAATATGGAGTTAAATGCATTTGCTATAATTTCATGCCAGTTTTTGATTGGACAAGAACACAGCTAGATAAAGAATTAGAAGATGGTTCTACTGCATTAGTATACTACAAAGATCAAATCGAAAAAATGGACCCTCTTACTGGAGAATTATCTTTACCAGGTTGGGATTCTAGCTACAAAAAAGAAGATTTAAAGAAATTATTTGATGATTATTCAAAAATTACAAAAGAAGATTTATGGTCCAATCTAGAATATTTCCTTAAAGAAATAATTCCAGTAGCTGAGGAAAGTGGCGTAGTGATGGCTATTCACCCAGACGATCCACCATTTGATATCTTTGGTTTACCACGTATTATAACATCAGAAGAGAATCTTGATAGATTTGTTAAATTAGTAGATAGCAAGAGCAACGGAATTACTCTTTGTACAGGTTCCTTAGGATGTGTAAAATCCAATAACATCTATTCTATGATTGATAAGTTCTCTAAGATGGGACGTTTACATTTCATGCATGTAAGAAATGTAAAAATCTTAGACGATGGAAGTTTTGAAGAAAGCGCTCACTGCTCCGATTGTGGTTCTTTAGATATGGTAAAAATTATGAGTATTCTTCACAAAAATAATTTTACTGGTTACTTAAGACCTGATCATGGAAGAATGATTTGGGGCGAAACAGGAAAACCAGGTTACGGATTATATGATAGAGCACTTGGTGTAAGTTACCTAACAGGTATTTGGGAAACTTTAGACAAGATGAAAGAACAATAA
- a CDS encoding MFS transporter yields MNQFGMKDKLGYMFGDLGNDLFFLLISSYLMKYYTDILGISPAAVGALLVVASIWYAFSDVIWGRVIDSRKATKQGKFRPWIRRMSLPLVIFGCLIFFGLPIQKMPGITGTALMFAIYLIWGTIYSSVNIPYGSMAAVITSDPVERSSLSTFRSMGAAIAGIFIGFIVPMFCFVEKEVNGTTVRALDKTHMRYTAIAFAIVAFICYMICYKSSTERIVTTEKNEKVKLSATLKGLKNNRALLAIIAAAIVLLLSSLLGTGLNSYLFTDYFNNTTALTVASIIQLGTPLVIAPFVGGIIKKFGKKEAASVAMILAAVIYFILFLLPIKNPVIYISIMFFGAVCSGFFTTVIWAFITDVIDYHEFVTGTREDATIYSVYSFARKIGQAAAGGLTGFALGAIGYVSAKTGEAVVQTPEVAQGIKNIATLVPAICYALVALILIFWYPLGRKKLEEINKKLRSNN; encoded by the coding sequence ATGAACCAATTTGGCATGAAAGACAAGCTTGGTTATATGTTTGGTGATTTAGGAAATGATTTATTTTTCTTGCTAATATCATCATATTTAATGAAGTATTACACAGATATTCTAGGAATATCTCCTGCAGCAGTTGGAGCATTGCTGGTCGTTGCTAGTATATGGTATGCATTTTCAGATGTTATTTGGGGACGAGTAATCGACTCAAGAAAGGCAACAAAGCAAGGAAAGTTTAGACCTTGGATTCGTAGAATGTCATTGCCACTTGTAATATTTGGCTGTTTAATATTTTTTGGATTACCGATTCAAAAAATGCCAGGAATCACAGGAACTGCTTTAATGTTTGCTATTTACCTTATTTGGGGAACAATTTATAGTTCAGTAAATATTCCATATGGTTCAATGGCAGCAGTTATTACAAGCGATCCAGTGGAGCGCTCTAGCCTATCAACGTTTCGTAGTATGGGTGCTGCAATCGCAGGTATTTTTATTGGTTTCATTGTTCCAATGTTTTGCTTTGTTGAAAAAGAAGTAAACGGAACGACTGTACGTGCACTAGATAAGACACATATGCGTTATACAGCAATTGCATTTGCTATCGTAGCATTTATTTGCTATATGATTTGTTATAAAAGTTCTACAGAGCGCATTGTTACAACAGAAAAAAATGAAAAAGTAAAATTATCAGCAACATTAAAAGGCTTAAAAAATAATAGAGCTTTATTGGCAATTATCGCTGCAGCTATTGTGTTGTTATTATCATCTTTATTAGGTACAGGTCTTAATAGTTATTTATTTACAGATTATTTTAATAATACAACTGCATTAACCGTAGCGTCAATCATACAACTTGGTACACCTCTTGTTATAGCACCTTTTGTTGGAGGCATTATTAAAAAGTTTGGTAAAAAGGAAGCTGCCTCTGTTGCAATGATTTTAGCAGCAGTTATCTATTTCATATTGTTTTTATTACCAATAAAAAATCCAGTGATTTATATCTCTATTATGTTCTTTGGTGCAGTATGTAGTGGTTTTTTCACAACAGTAATATGGGCATTTATTACAGATGTAATAGATTATCATGAATTTGTAACAGGAACAAGAGAAGATGCAACAATTTATTCTGTGTATTCCTTTGCACGTAAGATTGGACAAGCAGCAGCAGGTGGACTTACAGGTTTTGCACTAGGTGCAATCGGTTATGTTTCTGCTAAAACAGGAGAGGCTGTAGTACAAACTCCTGAAGTTGCACAAGGAATCAAGAATATTGCAACTTTAGTACCTGCGATTTGTTACGCACTTGTTGCTCTTATTTTAATATTCTGGTATCCATTGGGTAGAAAAAAATTAGAAGAGATAAATAAAAAATTAAGAAGCAATAATTAA
- a CDS encoding TIGR01440 family protein — MTEKISEDISMAVLELIETANLKKNDILVVGCSTSEIMGHKIGSESVLEVAGAVFAGIYPVLEEKGIFLAAQCCEHLNRAIILEEEAARYYHYEVVNVRPQIKAGGAFATVCYDAFQSPVAVEEIKADAGMDIGDTLIGMHLKKVAVPVRLQIKTIGLANLVCARTRPKFIGGERACYNKEIM; from the coding sequence ATGACAGAAAAGATTTCAGAAGATATATCAATGGCAGTCTTAGAGTTAATAGAAACAGCGAATCTTAAAAAGAATGATATACTAGTAGTTGGATGTTCAACAAGTGAGATTATGGGACATAAAATTGGCTCAGAATCTGTTCTTGAAGTAGCAGGAGCAGTATTTGCTGGTATCTATCCAGTGTTAGAGGAAAAAGGAATCTTTCTTGCAGCACAATGCTGTGAGCACTTAAATCGTGCAATTATACTAGAAGAGGAAGCTGCAAGATATTATCATTATGAGGTTGTAAATGTAAGACCACAAATAAAGGCTGGTGGAGCTTTTGCAACGGTTTGTTATGATGCATTTCAGTCACCAGTAGCAGTTGAAGAAATCAAGGCAGATGCTGGAATGGATATCGGAGATACTTTAATTGGAATGCATTTGAAAAAAGTAGCTGTTCCAGTTCGTTTACAGATAAAGACTATTGGATTGGCGAATCTTGTATGTGCAAGAACAAGACCAAAGTTTATCGGTGGAGAAAGAGCTTGTTATAATAAAGAGATAATGTAG
- the uidA gene encoding beta-glucuronidase, protein MLYPILNESRNLIDLSGVWELKLDDGTGFDNEWYAKKLDNPYNIAVPASYNDQVEDVNFRDHYGYVFYQRSIAIPKIITSERVVLRFGAVTHYAKVYLNGKLIKEHKGGFLPFEVEINEYIKAGENLLTVAVDNVIDLSTLPVGSETGGNMLGSALPAMPGVTPKKENAPNFDFFNYAGITRPVKIYTTPKNYISDITITSKVDGKDAVVSYAVETVGEGNVSVEIINEDGVVVGTSNGATGEVKINDVTLWQPLNAYLYTARVSFGDDTYDQTFGVRTIEVKGTKFLINGEPFYFKGFGKHEDSNFRGRGIDEVLNVKDISLMKWMGANSFRTSHYPYSEEMMNLCDREGIVVIDETPAVGVTMNFGATKGPVPVDSFKILRTHEHHHDVIVDMIARDKNHPCVVMWSLANESDTITFPDSAYEYYKPLYDLAHECDPESRPVTIVGVQMGYEGDKTLPMTDVICLNRYYGWYIYGGDLNAAKQALQIEFDYWKQYNKPLMFTEYGADTVAGLHLTTPTMFTEEYQVDYLEANHEIFDKTDFFIGEQVWNFADFATIQGINRVDGNKKGVFTRDRRPKLAAHYLKRRWSEIPNFGYKEK, encoded by the coding sequence ATGCTATATCCAATTTTAAATGAATCGAGAAACTTAATCGATTTATCTGGTGTTTGGGAACTAAAACTTGATGACGGTACAGGTTTTGATAATGAATGGTATGCAAAAAAACTTGATAATCCTTACAATATTGCAGTACCTGCATCTTATAATGATCAAGTAGAAGATGTAAACTTCCGTGACCATTATGGTTATGTATTTTATCAAAGAAGCATTGCAATACCAAAGATAATTACATCTGAACGTGTAGTATTAAGATTTGGTGCAGTAACTCATTATGCAAAAGTATATTTAAATGGTAAATTAATTAAGGAACACAAAGGTGGATTCTTACCATTTGAAGTTGAAATCAACGAGTATATCAAAGCAGGAGAAAATCTATTAACAGTTGCAGTAGATAATGTTATAGATTTAAGTACATTGCCAGTAGGTAGTGAAACTGGTGGAAATATGTTAGGTTCTGCACTACCAGCTATGCCAGGGGTAACACCTAAAAAAGAAAATGCTCCTAACTTTGACTTCTTTAATTATGCTGGTATTACTAGACCAGTTAAAATCTATACAACACCTAAGAACTATATTAGCGATATTACAATTACTTCAAAAGTCGATGGCAAAGATGCAGTAGTTTCTTACGCAGTTGAAACAGTTGGAGAAGGTAATGTATCTGTTGAGATTATAAATGAAGATGGTGTTGTTGTAGGAACTTCCAACGGAGCAACTGGTGAAGTAAAAATTAATGATGTAACATTATGGCAACCATTAAATGCATATTTATATACAGCAAGAGTAAGTTTTGGTGATGATACTTATGATCAAACATTTGGCGTTCGTACCATCGAAGTAAAGGGAACAAAGTTCTTAATCAATGGGGAACCATTTTACTTTAAAGGTTTTGGTAAACATGAAGACTCTAACTTCCGTGGAAGAGGTATTGATGAGGTTCTTAATGTAAAAGATATTTCCCTTATGAAATGGATGGGAGCAAACTCCTTTAGAACTAGCCACTATCCATATTCAGAAGAAATGATGAATTTATGTGATCGTGAAGGTATCGTGGTAATTGATGAAACTCCAGCCGTTGGTGTTACAATGAACTTTGGTGCAACAAAAGGACCAGTACCAGTAGATAGCTTTAAAATATTAAGAACACATGAACATCACCATGATGTTATTGTAGATATGATTGCTAGAGATAAAAATCATCCATGTGTAGTTATGTGGTCTCTTGCAAATGAAAGTGATACAATCACCTTCCCAGATAGTGCATATGAATACTATAAACCACTTTATGACTTAGCTCACGAATGTGACCCAGAAAGCCGTCCTGTAACTATTGTAGGTGTTCAAATGGGATACGAAGGAGATAAGACATTACCAATGACAGATGTTATCTGTTTAAATCGTTATTATGGTTGGTACATCTATGGTGGTGACTTAAATGCTGCAAAACAAGCACTTCAAATAGAATTTGATTATTGGAAACAATATAATAAACCACTTATGTTTACTGAATACGGTGCAGATACTGTAGCAGGTTTACATTTAACAACACCAACTATGTTTACTGAAGAATATCAAGTAGATTATCTTGAAGCAAATCATGAAATCTTTGATAAGACTGATTTCTTTATCGGTGAACAAGTATGGAACTTTGCAGATTTTGCAACAATCCAGGGAATCAACCGTGTAGATGGTAACAAAAAAGGTGTATTTACTAGAGATAGACGTCCTAAATTAGCTGCTCACTACTTAAAACGTAGATGGAGTGAAATCCCTAATTTCGGATACAAGGAAAAATAA
- a CDS encoding AraC family transcriptional regulator, whose amino-acid sequence MNNSSNFVVRYDMESPNFELNYLITTTPFHITYHNHDYHEILYFVSGRLRYMIEGTVYNLRPGDILVTHNKEMHKPILDASKPYERYVLWIHPKFIKELSDNFVNLSSLFEQVSQGDNHVLRPSSSMHTLISNLFSNLVVTNSNSKFGDSLLQKSYLTELLIYLNRVSMDNQYESEGSSEYDPRINDIIKYINDNLHDQISLDDIAEKFYLSKYHLCRLFKKNVGMTIYQYIMKKRLIIAKSLLISGSNVRAAFISSGFSDYSNFLKSFKNEFGVLPKNICSNLNRNMLDSQLNDANL is encoded by the coding sequence ATGAACAATTCATCTAATTTTGTTGTTAGATATGATATGGAATCCCCAAATTTTGAACTAAATTATCTTATAACTACAACACCTTTTCATATAACTTACCATAATCACGATTATCATGAGATATTATATTTCGTATCTGGACGTTTAAGATATATGATTGAAGGTACTGTTTATAATTTAAGACCAGGAGATATTTTAGTAACCCATAATAAAGAAATGCATAAACCTATCCTGGATGCCTCAAAGCCATATGAACGATACGTATTATGGATTCATCCTAAGTTTATTAAGGAGCTAAGTGATAATTTTGTTAATTTATCATCTTTATTTGAACAAGTATCTCAAGGTGATAATCATGTACTAAGACCTTCTAGTTCCATGCATACGCTAATATCAAATTTATTTTCAAATCTTGTAGTAACAAATTCAAATAGTAAATTTGGCGATTCGTTATTACAAAAGAGTTACTTGACCGAATTACTAATTTATTTAAATCGTGTAAGTATGGATAATCAGTACGAATCAGAAGGTTCATCGGAGTATGATCCTAGAATAAATGATATAATTAAATATATTAATGACAATCTTCATGATCAAATCTCCCTGGATGACATTGCCGAAAAGTTTTACTTAAGTAAATATCATTTATGTCGATTATTTAAGAAAAATGTTGGAATGACAATCTATCAATACATTATGAAAAAGCGCTTAATTATAGCAAAATCTTTATTAATTAGCGGTTCCAATGTACGAGCAGCTTTTATAAGCAGTGGATTTTCAGATTACTCTAATTTCTTAAAATCTTTTAAAAATGAATTTGGAGTATTGCCTAAGAATATATGTAGCAATTTAAATAGAAATATGTTAGATAGTCAATTGAATGATGCAAATCTTTGA
- a CDS encoding GNAT family N-acetyltransferase: MITFATDEDLKGIKELWKECFGDSDEYIDFFFSEHCLEKETLIYKEDSKVVGMLNLLPATMRTADGYIPVRYVYAVGTLVNYRGRGIAGKLLRYANQELIRQGIATILVPANEQLFQYYQKQGYQTLFYMKEEQKEFDDLSNMVTASSFKENEINEEVIIGDITPFEYKKLRDEFFEGLGYINWGISEIEYAIKENEFLGGKTKKIIIGEDNYFIMYYIHEGMIVVKESSLSASKIPYVFQALADDFKCNQIKFRSSKNHLKDGTLRPFGMFYGNIDHSKLKLGAGEAYLNLVLD; this comes from the coding sequence ATGATTACTTTTGCAACGGATGAGGACCTTAAAGGAATTAAAGAATTATGGAAAGAATGTTTTGGTGATAGCGATGAGTATATTGATTTCTTTTTCTCAGAACACTGTTTAGAAAAAGAAACACTTATATATAAAGAAGATAGTAAGGTTGTTGGTATGTTGAATTTACTTCCAGCGACTATGAGAACAGCGGATGGTTATATACCAGTCCGCTATGTTTATGCGGTAGGAACTTTGGTAAATTATCGAGGAAGAGGAATTGCTGGTAAATTATTACGCTATGCGAATCAGGAGCTTATAAGGCAAGGCATTGCTACTATTTTAGTACCTGCCAATGAACAATTATTTCAGTATTATCAAAAGCAAGGATACCAGACTTTATTCTATATGAAGGAAGAGCAAAAAGAATTCGATGATCTTTCAAATATGGTAACTGCAAGTAGTTTCAAAGAAAATGAGATTAATGAAGAAGTTATCATCGGAGATATCACTCCATTTGAATATAAAAAACTTAGAGACGAGTTTTTTGAAGGGCTTGGATATATTAATTGGGGGATATCTGAAATAGAATATGCCATAAAAGAAAATGAGTTTCTTGGTGGAAAAACTAAGAAAATTATAATTGGAGAGGACAATTATTTTATCATGTATTATATTCATGAGGGGATGATTGTTGTGAAGGAAAGTTCCTTAAGTGCTAGTAAAATTCCTTATGTATTTCAAGCTCTTGCAGATGATTTTAAATGCAATCAAATCAAGTTTCGCTCCTCTAAAAATCATTTAAAAGATGGAACACTAAGACCATTTGGAATGTTTTATGGAAATATAGATCATAGTAAATTGAAGCTAGGTGCTGGTGAAGCATATCTAAATTTAGTTCTGGATTAA
- a CDS encoding SDR family oxidoreductase — protein MKNPINIDLNNKVAVVTGAGGVLCSMFAKSLAKCGAKVALLDRNLESAAKYAEEIVAEGYVAKAYQVDVLNKESLVNAREEIRKDLGTCDILINGAGGNNPRATTTKEYYFDGDLEKDLVTFFNLDPAGVEFVFNLNFLGTLIPSQVFVEDMLNKEDATVINISSMNAYTPLTKIPAYSGAKAAISNFTQWMAVHFAKTGIRVNAIAPGFFSTKQNAALLFNEDGTPTERTGKILAATPMGRFGESEELLGALLFLVSKEAAGFITGVVIPVDGGFSAYSGV, from the coding sequence ATGAAAAATCCAATCAATATAGATTTAAATAATAAAGTAGCAGTAGTTACTGGTGCAGGTGGTGTATTATGTAGCATGTTTGCAAAATCACTTGCTAAGTGTGGAGCAAAAGTTGCTCTTTTAGATCGTAATCTTGAATCCGCTGCAAAGTATGCTGAAGAAATCGTAGCAGAAGGCTATGTGGCAAAAGCATACCAAGTAGATGTATTAAATAAAGAAAGCTTAGTAAACGCAAGGGAAGAAATTAGAAAAGATTTAGGAACTTGTGATATTTTAATTAATGGAGCAGGCGGTAATAATCCACGTGCAACAACTACAAAAGAATACTATTTCGATGGTGATTTAGAAAAAGATCTTGTAACATTCTTTAATTTAGATCCAGCTGGTGTTGAATTTGTATTTAACTTAAACTTCCTTGGAACTTTAATACCATCACAAGTATTTGTTGAAGATATGTTAAACAAAGAAGATGCAACAGTTATTAATATTTCTTCTATGAATGCATATACTCCATTAACAAAAATTCCTGCATATTCAGGAGCAAAAGCTGCGATTAGTAACTTTACACAATGGATGGCAGTACACTTTGCTAAAACAGGCATTCGTGTAAATGCAATTGCACCAGGATTCTTCTCAACAAAGCAAAACGCAGCATTATTATTCAATGAAGATGGAACTCCAACAGAAAGAACTGGAAAGATTTTAGCTGCAACTCCAATGGGACGTTTTGGAGAATCAGAAGAATTACTTGGAGCATTATTATTCTTAGTTTCAAAAGAAGCTGCTGGCTTTATCACTGGCGTTGTAATTCCAGTTGATGGCGGATTTAGTGCTTATTCAGGCGTATAA
- a CDS encoding cell wall hydrolase, giving the protein MNKKYKITTLLVIGMCFFITMMLADVFLLQKNQLKNRDKKVFAADYEKESTSEKQEEIFTSVLLNLEDITDTKDINSEEFVNFRMRAVLEDKTIDDTYTNNEEQNNTDNEQTTEVASDANEGISLASSEDEMEIGLLSLDTEETPEEVEEVVTFDKVIANVNESLNIRKEASSDSEVVGKLNKNAYAKIIERGEEWTKISSGNVTGYVNNDYLYFDQEAIDQATKLAAFKVKITAGKVNIRSEASTDSEVLGEAKQDETYVLKSDLSTPGWEAIQYGETGVAYITSEFTEEIFDLDKAVSKEAEEKAKKAAEVSKSLENAKKYKPETTNRAAIKATDEEIYLVATVVAMEALGESYEGQLAVANVIVNRLLSGHWGNTIEDVIYAPGQFSGANSGRVEKFKSKVTESCKRAAVEALAGNNNIGNYMSFIMKSSAKYSSYSKYYVLGCHVFYTR; this is encoded by the coding sequence ATGAATAAAAAGTATAAAATTACAACCTTGCTTGTAATTGGCATGTGTTTCTTCATCACAATGATGTTAGCAGATGTTTTCTTACTACAAAAGAACCAGTTAAAAAATAGAGATAAGAAAGTTTTTGCAGCAGACTATGAAAAAGAGAGTACAAGTGAAAAGCAGGAAGAAATTTTTACTTCAGTATTACTTAATCTTGAAGATATTACAGATACGAAAGATATAAATTCAGAAGAATTCGTTAACTTTCGTATGAGAGCTGTCTTAGAGGATAAGACAATAGATGATACTTACACAAACAATGAAGAACAAAATAATACCGATAACGAACAAACAACAGAAGTTGCTTCTGATGCAAACGAAGGAATAAGCTTAGCTTCCAGTGAAGATGAAATGGAGATTGGTCTTTTATCATTGGATACCGAAGAAACACCAGAAGAAGTAGAAGAAGTTGTAACCTTTGATAAAGTAATTGCAAATGTAAATGAATCTTTAAACATCCGTAAAGAAGCATCTTCAGATTCAGAGGTGGTTGGTAAATTAAATAAAAATGCATATGCAAAGATTATAGAACGTGGAGAAGAATGGACTAAAATTTCTTCAGGTAATGTAACTGGATATGTCAACAATGATTATTTATATTTTGATCAAGAAGCAATTGATCAAGCTACAAAACTTGCAGCTTTTAAAGTAAAAATTACAGCTGGTAAGGTGAATATCCGTAGTGAAGCTAGTACAGATAGTGAAGTTCTTGGAGAAGCAAAACAAGACGAAACTTACGTATTAAAAAGTGATTTATCTACTCCAGGTTGGGAAGCAATTCAATATGGAGAAACAGGTGTTGCTTATATCACTAGCGAATTTACAGAAGAAATTTTTGATTTAGACAAGGCTGTATCAAAAGAAGCTGAAGAAAAAGCAAAGAAAGCGGCAGAAGTTTCTAAATCCCTTGAAAATGCTAAAAAATATAAACCAGAAACAACAAATCGTGCAGCGATAAAAGCTACAGATGAAGAAATTTATTTAGTAGCTACAGTTGTTGCTATGGAAGCACTTGGAGAATCTTACGAAGGTCAACTAGCAGTTGCTAACGTTATTGTAAATAGATTATTAAGTGGTCATTGGGGCAACACAATTGAAGATGTTATCTATGCTCCTGGTCAATTCTCTGGTGCTAACTCAGGAAGAGTAGAAAAATTCAAATCTAAAGTAACAGAAAGCTGTAAAAGAGCGGCAGTAGAAGCTCTTGCAGGCAATAACAACATAGGAAATTATATGAGTTTTATAATGAAGAGTAGTGCTAAATATTCATCTTACTCAAAATACTATGTTCTTGGATGCCATGTTTTCTATACAAGATAA